From Aquificota bacterium, one genomic window encodes:
- a CDS encoding anaerobic glycerol-3-phosphate dehydrogenase subunit C gives MNELAIGGVKDFEFNIKDPNFLNEQALWEEAKRVFSKCKDCRMCVTYCPSFPALFDAVDRHNDDIEKLSKEELALPLELCFHCKQCYFKCPYTPPHEWKIDFPHLSLRYKVWKFKNKGAKITDKFMLNTDLVGKLSVPFAPIVNKLNNTPTFRVIMENFMGIDRRAKLPPINSETFASWFRKNRKPVKGENGKVALFYTCLLNYNYLERGKALLKVFEKNDIYIELPEQQCCGIPSFDIGDIDTAIEKAKYNVERLKEYVKAGFDIVVPVPTCALQIKYEYPLLLPDDPDVKLVSEKVYDVHEYLFKLHQEKRFNKDFKRSLGSIAYHIPCHLKSLNVGYRAVALMRLIPNTKIQIIERCSGHDGTFGVRKETFDMSIKVGSKLFEDMKNSNADLFVSDCPLSGNHIEMATGKKVYHPLEVLAMAYGED, from the coding sequence ATGAACGAACTTGCTATCGGTGGTGTGAAAGATTTTGAATTTAATATAAAGGATCCCAATTTTTTAAACGAACAAGCCCTATGGGAAGAGGCAAAGAGGGTATTTTCCAAATGCAAAGACTGTAGGATGTGCGTTACCTACTGTCCTTCTTTCCCAGCCCTCTTTGATGCAGTAGACAGACATAATGATGATATTGAAAAGCTTTCAAAGGAAGAGCTTGCCCTTCCCTTAGAGCTATGCTTTCATTGCAAACAGTGCTATTTTAAATGCCCTTACACACCACCCCATGAGTGGAAGATAGACTTTCCCCACCTTTCTCTGAGGTATAAAGTGTGGAAATTCAAAAACAAAGGAGCAAAAATAACGGATAAATTTATGCTAAATACAGACTTGGTAGGCAAACTCTCCGTTCCCTTTGCTCCCATTGTGAATAAGCTAAACAATACACCCACCTTCCGGGTGATTATGGAAAACTTTATGGGTATTGACAGAAGGGCAAAGCTCCCACCCATTAACTCGGAGACCTTTGCAAGTTGGTTTAGAAAGAACAGAAAGCCGGTAAAGGGTGAGAATGGTAAGGTGGCCCTCTTTTACACATGCCTTCTAAATTACAACTACCTTGAGAGGGGAAAGGCCCTCTTGAAGGTCTTTGAGAAGAATGACATATACATAGAGCTTCCAGAACAGCAGTGCTGTGGCATACCTTCTTTTGATATAGGAGATATAGATACGGCCATAGAGAAGGCAAAGTATAACGTGGAAAGGCTAAAGGAGTATGTAAAGGCAGGCTTTGATATTGTGGTGCCAGTACCTACCTGCGCCCTTCAGATAAAGTATGAATATCCCCTTTTATTACCCGATGACCCAGACGTTAAACTTGTCTCCGAAAAGGTTTACGATGTGCATGAGTACCTTTTCAAGCTTCATCAGGAAAAGAGGTTCAACAAGGACTTTAAGCGTTCCCTTGGAAGCATAGCCTACCATATACCTTGCCACCTTAAATCCCTAAACGTAGGCTATAGGGCTGTGGCACTTATGAGGTTAATACCAAACACAAAAATTCAAATAATAGAAAGATGCTCTGGACATGATGGCACCTTTGGAGTACGAAAGGAAACCTTTGATATGTCTATAAAAGTAGGCTCAAAGCTTTTTGAAGATATGAAAAACTCCAACGCAGACCTCTTTGTGTCCGACTGTCCCCTCTCGGGCAACCATATAGAAATGGCAACGGGCAAAAAGGTTTACCATCCACTTGAGGTGCTGGCAATGGCCTATGGAGAGGATTGA
- a CDS encoding tRNA (guanine(10)-N(2))-dimethyltransferase, which translates to MIREGKVLLDLELPEVVSSQMEVFYNPHMRENRDISLLMLLSLPYQDMRICDPMGASGVRLLRMLLETNKVKLAVYNDISPKAVEFFKGLIKSHGLEEDKVEIYQEDACLLLRKLRNFHYVDIDPFGSPVPFLESGILPVARRGILAITATDTSVLSGTYPSTCIRRYASKPLLSAEFYHEVGIRILIKKVVEEGAKLDYALRPIFSYSYRHYFRVFFQKDIGPKRADELLKSVGYLLYCDSCLYREGVSLESLRDSCPHCGNRLLWAGPLWLGKLWDKDLVESLWQIRGMVEISKETNKLLKLIREESKINSLGFYTISSMARAFKIGQPPPIGKFLKVFEGVRTHYTGEGFRTELSHEEVLRRVHELLQRA; encoded by the coding sequence ATGATAAGGGAAGGGAAGGTGCTTTTGGACCTTGAGCTTCCAGAGGTAGTATCTTCTCAGATGGAAGTCTTTTACAACCCCCATATGAGGGAAAACAGAGATATAAGCCTTTTGATGCTTTTGAGCCTACCATACCAAGATATGAGGATTTGCGACCCCATGGGAGCAAGCGGTGTAAGGCTTCTTAGGATGCTTTTGGAGACAAACAAGGTAAAGCTGGCAGTTTATAACGATATAAGCCCAAAGGCTGTGGAGTTCTTTAAAGGGCTTATAAAAAGCCATGGCCTTGAAGAAGATAAGGTGGAGATATACCAAGAGGATGCCTGTTTGCTTTTAAGAAAGTTAAGAAATTTTCACTATGTGGATATTGACCCCTTTGGTTCTCCTGTGCCTTTTTTGGAAAGCGGTATACTACCAGTGGCAAGGCGTGGTATCCTGGCCATAACGGCCACAGACACCTCAGTCCTTTCTGGCACCTACCCCAGCACATGCATAAGGAGGTATGCTTCCAAGCCTTTGCTTTCCGCCGAGTTCTACCATGAGGTAGGCATAAGGATACTCATAAAGAAGGTTGTAGAAGAGGGAGCAAAGCTTGACTATGCCCTGAGGCCCATATTCTCTTACTCTTATAGGCACTATTTTAGAGTCTTTTTCCAAAAGGACATAGGGCCAAAAAGGGCAGACGAGCTTTTAAAAAGCGTAGGCTATCTTCTTTACTGTGATAGTTGCCTATACAGAGAAGGTGTGAGCCTTGAATCTTTAAGGGATAGCTGTCCACATTGTGGTAATAGGCTCCTTTGGGCTGGCCCTCTCTGGCTTGGAAAACTCTGGGACAAGGACCTTGTGGAAAGCCTGTGGCAGATAAGGGGAATGGTGGAGATATCCAAGGAAACAAACAAACTTCTTAAGCTGATAAGGGAGGAGTCAAAAATAAATAGCCTTGGCTTTTATACCATATCATCCATGGCAAGGGCCTTTAAAATTGGCCAACCACCACCCATAGGGAAGTTCCTAAAAGTTTTTGAAGGCGTGAGGACCCATTACACGGGAGAGGGCTTTAGGACAGAGCTCTCCCATGAGGAAGTTCTAAGGAGAGTCCATGAGCTACTACAGAGAGCTTAA
- the flhA gene encoding flagellar biosynthesis protein FlhA, with amino-acid sequence MLREGWIIIAFIVILSAIILPIPAFLLDLLLALSITFSLTVLVLTTFIKEPLELSVFPSILLLGTLLRLSLNIAAARRILLHGHEGTDAAGHIIEGFGTFVVGGDVVVGLIVFLIFIVINFIVITRGAERVSEVAARFTLDAMPGKQMSIDADLNAGLITEEEAKRRRAQLEQEASFYGAMDGASKFIRGDAIAALIILFLSLVGGLVVGLVFKGMGFLDAIRTYSLLTVGEGLASQIPALMLSTAAGVVVTKSSSKDRLGRALLEEFSKEPRVFLFSSGLLLFIGLIPGFPKLPFFLLAGLLGGLYYTLNKALKQEELRKLEEVLKEQKKPALEKKEEEFFTQPEAIALEIGYGLIPYVDESQGGDIPDRIKSIRRQLANDYGVIIPLVHIRDNLRLKPHQYRILVRGIEVDSFEVFPGHWLAIDLGNAREPLQGIETKDPSFKLKAYWIREELKDKAQRLGYMVVDISTVIITHLSETIKRNLYEILGRAEVMELVENLSKKYPKAVQGLVPDVVPISILHRVLQNLLREGIPINDLLTILETLADYIEQTKDPDLLTEFVRQRLSKRITRLYSTNGTLYAMIISPKLEAKLTAYVQEGKEDEFLDLLVNKVYPKLSQEIVKFNQYQAIPLIITSGSIRRHVRKVLENYMPNLTVLSYNELDRQLNLKVIGVVDED; translated from the coding sequence ATGCTGAGGGAAGGGTGGATAATCATAGCCTTTATAGTCATACTAAGCGCCATAATCCTTCCTATTCCAGCCTTTCTTTTGGACCTTTTATTGGCTCTTAGCATTACCTTTTCTTTGACTGTGCTTGTGCTTACCACCTTCATAAAGGAACCACTTGAGCTTTCTGTATTTCCAAGCATATTGCTTTTGGGGACCCTTTTGAGGCTTTCCCTTAATATTGCCGCCGCCAGAAGGATCCTTCTCCATGGGCATGAGGGAACGGATGCGGCGGGACATATAATAGAAGGCTTTGGCACTTTTGTGGTAGGTGGAGACGTTGTGGTGGGTCTTATAGTCTTTCTAATCTTTATAGTTATAAACTTCATAGTGATAACAAGGGGTGCGGAGAGGGTCTCAGAAGTGGCGGCACGCTTTACCTTGGATGCCATGCCAGGAAAGCAGATGAGCATAGACGCAGACCTAAACGCAGGCCTTATAACGGAGGAAGAAGCCAAAAGAAGGAGGGCACAGCTTGAACAGGAGGCAAGCTTTTATGGAGCCATGGACGGTGCCAGTAAGTTTATAAGGGGTGATGCCATCGCAGCCCTCATCATACTCTTTTTGAGCCTTGTGGGTGGCCTTGTGGTGGGATTGGTCTTCAAGGGTATGGGCTTTCTTGATGCCATAAGAACCTATTCTTTGCTCACAGTAGGGGAGGGGCTTGCCAGCCAGATACCTGCTTTGATGCTTTCCACGGCCGCTGGCGTGGTCGTGACAAAGTCTTCTTCAAAGGATAGGCTTGGAAGGGCCCTTTTAGAAGAGTTTTCAAAGGAGCCAAGAGTATTCCTATTTTCCTCTGGCCTTTTACTCTTTATAGGCCTTATACCGGGCTTTCCCAAGTTGCCCTTTTTCCTGTTGGCTGGTCTCCTTGGAGGCCTCTATTACACACTAAACAAAGCCCTAAAGCAAGAGGAACTTAGAAAGCTTGAAGAGGTATTGAAAGAACAGAAAAAGCCCGCTTTGGAAAAGAAAGAGGAAGAGTTTTTCACACAGCCTGAAGCTATAGCCCTTGAAATAGGTTATGGTCTTATACCCTACGTGGATGAGTCGCAGGGTGGAGACATTCCAGATAGGATAAAGTCCATAAGGAGACAGCTGGCAAATGATTACGGTGTGATAATACCCCTTGTGCATATTAGGGATAACCTTAGGCTAAAGCCCCACCAGTACAGAATATTGGTAAGAGGCATAGAAGTAGATTCCTTTGAAGTTTTCCCAGGACATTGGCTCGCCATAGACCTTGGCAATGCAAGAGAACCCCTTCAAGGTATAGAAACAAAGGATCCATCCTTTAAGTTAAAAGCCTATTGGATAAGGGAAGAACTAAAAGATAAGGCCCAAAGGCTTGGCTATATGGTGGTGGATATATCTACAGTGATAATTACCCATTTGAGTGAAACCATAAAGAGAAACCTTTATGAAATACTGGGAAGGGCAGAGGTTATGGAACTTGTGGAGAACCTATCTAAAAAATATCCAAAGGCGGTGCAGGGCCTTGTGCCAGATGTAGTACCCATATCCATACTACATAGAGTGCTCCAAAACCTTTTGAGGGAAGGCATACCCATAAACGACCTTCTTACCATACTTGAAACTCTTGCAGATTACATAGAACAGACAAAGGACCCAGACCTGCTTACAGAGTTTGTAAGGCAAAGGCTTTCTAAAAGAATAACAAGGTTGTATAGCACTAACGGAACATTGTACGCCATGATAATATCTCCCAAGCTTGAAGCCAAGCTAACCGCATATGTTCAGGAAGGTAAAGAAGATGAATTTTTGGACCTTTTGGTTAATAAGGTATATCCCAAGCTATCGCAGGAGATTGTTAAGTTTAACCAATACCAAGCTATACCACTTATCATCACCTCTGGAAGCATAAGGAGGCATGTAAGGAAGGTGCTTGAAAATTACATGCCAAACCTTACTGTGCTGTCTTATAATGAACTTGATAGACAGCTAAACCTTAAGGTTATAGGTGTGGTAGATGAAGATTAA
- a CDS encoding proline--tRNA ligase: MRWSKYFWYTSKEDPADAEAPSHKLLIKGGFIKQVSAGIYELTPPGVRVLRKIENIVRKEMDRSGAQEVLLTVLNPAELWRETGRWDLYGRELFTLKDRNGREYCLGPTHEEEITDLVRSYVNSYRQLPLILYQIQVKFRDEKRPRFGLIRGREFIMKDAYSFDADEMSAMISYESMKFAYHRIFKKLRIDTLMVEASVGTIGGISSHEFVVLTDYGEARVAYCENCGYAANAEIVKLPKPEEEREEERPLQEVATPGTDTIEKLSSYLGVPARKIIKAVLYVVDGKDFVMFMIRGDRNVDENKVEAVLGTENFRLAEDKEVWDLLKTKKGFIGPFNLPPSIRVYWDNSTYGIKNAVIAFNKPDYHYINANPGRDFSYGDFVDVCQVEEGDPCPKCGSSLKVRRGLELGHIFLLGTRYSEPMKAYYKDPQGQERPIIMGCYGIGISRCISAIVEQYHDEKGIKWPTPVAPFELNIICVNPSDPEQRDVAERLYMLAQEYGIETIYDDRDESPGFKFADADLCGFPYRIVVGKKVKEGKVELQSRHTGERWDVDIDKAVEEVKRLIEEDKK, encoded by the coding sequence ATGCGTTGGAGTAAGTATTTTTGGTATACATCTAAGGAAGACCCTGCCGATGCAGAAGCTCCTTCTCACAAGCTTCTTATAAAAGGTGGCTTTATAAAGCAGGTTTCTGCTGGCATATACGAGCTTACTCCTCCCGGTGTAAGGGTCCTAAGGAAGATAGAAAACATAGTGCGTAAAGAGATGGACAGAAGTGGCGCCCAAGAGGTCTTGCTTACCGTTTTGAACCCAGCAGAACTTTGGAGAGAAACGGGAAGATGGGACCTGTATGGAAGGGAGCTTTTTACTCTAAAAGACAGGAACGGAAGGGAATACTGCCTTGGACCTACCCACGAGGAGGAGATAACAGACCTTGTAAGAAGCTACGTAAACTCCTACAGACAGCTTCCTTTAATCCTTTATCAAATACAGGTAAAGTTTAGGGATGAAAAAAGGCCACGCTTTGGCCTTATAAGGGGAAGGGAGTTTATTATGAAGGATGCTTATTCTTTTGATGCGGACGAGATGTCCGCCATGATCTCTTACGAGAGCATGAAGTTTGCCTACCATAGGATCTTTAAAAAGCTCAGGATAGACACCCTTATGGTGGAGGCGAGCGTAGGTACCATAGGTGGTATAAGCTCCCATGAGTTTGTGGTGCTTACCGATTATGGGGAGGCAAGGGTAGCTTACTGCGAAAACTGTGGCTATGCGGCCAATGCGGAGATAGTAAAGCTTCCAAAGCCGGAAGAGGAAAGAGAGGAAGAAAGGCCCTTGCAAGAAGTGGCCACACCCGGCACAGATACCATAGAAAAGCTCTCTTCCTACCTTGGTGTGCCTGCAAGAAAGATCATAAAGGCTGTGCTTTACGTGGTGGATGGAAAAGATTTTGTAATGTTTATGATAAGGGGAGACAGAAATGTGGATGAGAACAAGGTGGAGGCCGTTTTGGGAACGGAAAACTTCAGGCTTGCAGAGGATAAGGAGGTTTGGGACCTTTTGAAAACAAAGAAGGGCTTTATAGGACCTTTTAACCTTCCACCTTCCATAAGGGTCTATTGGGACAACTCCACCTACGGCATAAAGAACGCAGTCATAGCCTTCAACAAGCCAGACTATCACTACATAAACGCAAACCCCGGAAGGGACTTTTCTTATGGTGATTTTGTGGATGTGTGCCAGGTGGAAGAAGGAGACCCATGCCCTAAATGTGGGTCTTCTTTGAAGGTAAGAAGAGGCTTGGAGCTTGGACATATATTCCTTTTAGGCACAAGGTATTCGGAGCCTATGAAGGCATACTATAAGGACCCACAGGGTCAAGAGAGGCCCATAATTATGGGCTGTTATGGCATTGGTATATCAAGGTGCATATCCGCCATAGTGGAGCAGTACCACGATGAGAAGGGTATAAAGTGGCCCACGCCAGTGGCACCCTTTGAGCTAAATATCATATGTGTAAACCCTTCAGACCCAGAACAAAGAGATGTGGCAGAAAGGCTATATATGCTTGCCCAAGAGTATGGCATAGAGACCATTTACGATGATAGAGACGAAAGCCCGGGCTTTAAGTTTGCGGACGCAGACCTTTGTGGATTTCCCTATAGGATAGTGGTAGGCAAAAAGGTAAAAGAGGGTAAGGTGGAGCTTCAAAGTAGGCACACGGGCGAAAGGTGGGATGTGGATATAGATAAGGCGGTAGAAGAGGTAAAAAGGCTAATAGAGGAAGATAAAAAGTAA
- the trpE gene encoding anthranilate synthase component I: MQMSLSIEEVEALSKDYNLIPVFAEFMADTETPLSLYLKLKGGWKYSLLLESAEGGIKWGRYSFIVLSSGFYYAWKKGIGCIYDRGRVKLFEEKNPLKPIEDILKAFKPYKDPRLPRFWGGMVGYVGYDIIKYYEPIEDKNPDPLKVFDLFMLMSDIVVVHDNLSGSLRIIVPLNTERNIREEYERARRIMEGIKEKIFKSCVYPIHFPHRDPDLREWRSNFTKEEFLNIVKRAKEYIAQGDVVQVVLSQSFKKDFFGKPEGIYRSLRYLNPSPYMYYMDLGDIKVIGSSPEVLVRLEEKRIETRPIAGTRKRGLTEEEDLELERDLLKDEKERAEHLMLVDLARNDVGRVSKPGSVKVEGFMRVERYSHVMHIVSDVVGELKEGLSAVDVLKALFPAGTVSGAPKVRAMQIIEELENQRRGIYAGAVGYISFDGNMDMAIAIRTALVLGNEVFVQAGAGIVADSDPEKEWWETVNKAKALMKAISMAELVQE, encoded by the coding sequence ATGCAGATGAGCCTTAGCATAGAAGAAGTAGAAGCCCTTTCAAAGGATTACAACCTCATACCAGTCTTTGCAGAGTTTATGGCAGACACAGAAACTCCCCTATCCCTCTACCTTAAGTTAAAGGGTGGATGGAAGTATAGCCTTCTCCTTGAGAGTGCAGAGGGGGGTATAAAGTGGGGAAGGTATTCCTTTATAGTGCTTTCCTCTGGCTTCTATTATGCATGGAAAAAGGGCATAGGTTGCATATACGACAGGGGAAGGGTAAAGCTTTTTGAAGAGAAAAACCCTTTGAAACCCATTGAAGATATCCTAAAAGCCTTTAAACCATACAAGGATCCAAGACTTCCAAGGTTCTGGGGTGGTATGGTGGGCTATGTGGGTTACGACATAATTAAGTATTATGAGCCTATAGAGGACAAAAATCCAGACCCTTTGAAGGTCTTTGACCTTTTTATGCTTATGAGCGATATAGTGGTGGTGCATGACAACTTGAGCGGTAGCCTACGCATAATAGTGCCACTTAATACGGAGAGGAACATAAGAGAAGAGTATGAAAGGGCAAGGAGAATAATGGAAGGTATAAAAGAGAAAATATTCAAAAGCTGTGTTTATCCCATACACTTCCCACACAGAGACCCAGATTTAAGGGAGTGGAGGTCCAACTTTACAAAGGAAGAATTTTTAAACATAGTCAAAAGGGCAAAGGAATACATAGCCCAAGGTGATGTGGTGCAGGTAGTGCTATCCCAAAGCTTTAAAAAGGACTTTTTTGGAAAGCCAGAGGGTATATACAGGTCCTTGAGGTATTTAAACCCTTCACCTTACATGTATTACATGGACCTTGGAGACATAAAGGTGATAGGCTCTTCTCCGGAGGTGCTTGTAAGGCTTGAAGAAAAAAGGATTGAGACAAGGCCTATAGCTGGCACAAGGAAGAGGGGTCTCACAGAAGAAGAAGATTTGGAGCTTGAAAGGGACCTATTAAAGGATGAAAAAGAAAGAGCGGAGCATCTTATGCTTGTGGACCTTGCAAGGAACGATGTGGGAAGGGTTAGCAAGCCCGGGAGCGTAAAGGTGGAGGGCTTTATGAGGGTGGAAAGGTACTCCCATGTAATGCATATAGTGAGCGATGTGGTGGGTGAGCTAAAGGAGGGGCTTTCTGCTGTGGATGTGCTAAAGGCTCTTTTCCCTGCTGGCACCGTCTCTGGAGCTCCAAAAGTAAGAGCCATGCAGATAATAGAGGAACTTGAAAATCAAAGAAGGGGCATATATGCGGGTGCGGTGGGCTACATATCCTTTGATGGAAATATGGACATGGCCATAGCCATAAGGACTGCACTGGTCCTTGGAAATGAAGTCTTTGTGCAAGCTGGAGCTGGCATTGTGGCTGACTCGGACCCAGAAAAAGAGTGGTGGGAGACGGTAAACAAGGCAAAGGCCCTCATGAAGGCCATAAGCATGGCGGAATTAGTCCAAGAATAG
- a CDS encoding rubrerythrin family protein, with product MSKSLQGTKTLENLMHAFAGESQANRRYLYFARKADIEGYPDIANIFRETAEGETGHAFGHLEFLEKYGGGDPATKMPIGTMEQNLEAAIAGETYEYTEMYPGFARVAREEGFDDIAEWFETLARAEKSHAGRFQKALESLKNG from the coding sequence ATGAGCAAGAGCTTACAAGGAACCAAGACCCTTGAGAACCTTATGCATGCCTTTGCTGGCGAGTCCCAAGCCAACAGAAGGTATCTCTACTTTGCCAGAAAGGCAGACATTGAGGGCTATCCAGACATAGCCAACATATTCAGGGAAACGGCAGAAGGCGAGACTGGACACGCCTTTGGACACTTGGAATTCCTTGAGAAGTATGGCGGTGGAGACCCTGCCACCAAGATGCCCATAGGAACCATGGAACAGAACCTTGAAGCTGCCATAGCTGGTGAAACCTACGAGTACACCGAAATGTACCCAGGTTTTGCAAGGGTAGCAAGGGAAGAAGGTTTTGATGACATAGCCGAGTGGTTTGAGACCCTTGCCAGGGCAGAAAAGTCCCACGCTGGAAGGTTCCAAAAGGCTTTGGAATCTCTTAAGAACGGCTAA
- the hemE gene encoding uroporphyrinogen decarboxylase, with amino-acid sequence MLLLDSLKGERIPRFPVWLMRQAGRYMPQYRELREKERDFLSFCKKVDLAVRASLLPLELLGVDAIIIFSDILVPLEPMGVEVRFEEGEGPVLSWDGNVSSLKRISFSQVEFVGEIIRGVKGQVKEVPVIGFCGAPFTLMAYMVEGGSNRDFRKTKLFMWTRKEEYKRLMSLLVENLLEYLKGQIKAGADLLQVFDSWAMYMPYEDFEEYAQSYLKVLFEELKKHSDTPIIYFYRGSGSFLKALEGLPVDAVSVDWTVDMIDAMRNSSKAFQGNLDPTVLYADEETIVRKALELLRCIPRRSKYIFNLGHGLMPDMDLNKVRLLVDTVKGYRLT; translated from the coding sequence ATGCTCCTTCTTGATAGTCTAAAGGGAGAAAGGATACCGCGCTTCCCCGTTTGGCTTATGCGCCAGGCTGGCAGATACATGCCACAGTATAGGGAACTAAGGGAAAAGGAAAGGGACTTTTTAAGCTTTTGCAAAAAGGTGGACCTTGCGGTAAGGGCAAGCCTACTTCCCTTGGAACTCCTTGGCGTGGATGCTATCATCATCTTTTCAGACATCCTTGTGCCTCTTGAACCTATGGGTGTAGAGGTAAGGTTTGAGGAGGGAGAAGGGCCAGTGCTTTCTTGGGATGGCAATGTTTCTTCTTTAAAAAGGATAAGCTTTTCTCAGGTGGAGTTTGTGGGTGAGATAATAAGGGGAGTAAAAGGGCAAGTCAAAGAGGTGCCAGTTATAGGCTTTTGTGGCGCTCCCTTTACCTTAATGGCCTATATGGTGGAGGGTGGGTCCAACAGGGACTTTAGAAAGACAAAGCTTTTTATGTGGACAAGAAAGGAAGAATACAAAAGGCTTATGAGTTTGCTTGTGGAGAACCTTTTGGAGTATTTGAAAGGGCAGATCAAAGCTGGTGCGGACCTACTTCAGGTCTTTGACAGCTGGGCCATGTATATGCCCTATGAGGACTTTGAGGAATACGCTCAGAGCTATTTAAAAGTTCTTTTTGAAGAGTTAAAAAAGCATTCAGACACACCCATCATATACTTCTACAGAGGCTCCGGCTCCTTTTTGAAAGCCCTTGAAGGCCTCCCAGTGGATGCCGTCTCTGTAGACTGGACTGTGGATATGATTGATGCCATGAGGAATAGCTCTAAGGCCTTTCAGGGGAACTTGGACCCTACGGTGCTTTATGCAGATGAGGAGACTATAGTAAGGAAGGCGTTGGAGCTTTTGAGATGTATTCCAAGGAGGTCTAAGTATATATTCAACTTGGGCCATGGGCTTATGCCCGATATGGACCTAAATAAAGTAAGGCTTTTGGTGGATACGGTAAAGGGCTACAGGCTCACATGA
- the flhF gene encoding flagellar biosynthesis protein FlhF, producing the protein MKIKKLVVDSLQEAVEEVRALYGSEAVILSTRVVKQKLIPFLPFPKSSKLEITVGIPDKEDFATELKKEESLYQEINRLKENLKEVMDLVKKQKLEKEEPKKDDLESEYSIRALHLMNKLINRGVSRDVAQKIVESACGYDFELNRLDLKGENMESLIEGFSKKIKLVDNFPEEGFSVITLLGPTGVGKTTTIAKLAYMLKNRGKKVGLITIDSYRVGAVEQLRTYANIMELPFRIADTPYKLRECIGELSSLDLVFVDTGGRSQYDEIRIKELSPFFAKLPALRAYITIGANTEERVQYEVIESFSIIEPAGLIFTKLDETNYFGTVINVAYRTQLPILCFTTGQRVPEDLVMASYEYLARIFLGAA; encoded by the coding sequence ATGAAGATTAAAAAGCTGGTGGTGGATTCCCTTCAGGAGGCAGTGGAGGAGGTAAGGGCTTTATATGGGTCTGAGGCGGTTATTCTGTCCACAAGGGTTGTAAAACAAAAGCTTATACCCTTTTTACCTTTTCCAAAAAGTTCAAAGCTGGAGATAACCGTTGGCATACCAGATAAGGAAGACTTTGCCACAGAGTTAAAAAAAGAAGAGAGTTTATACCAAGAGATAAACAGACTAAAGGAAAACCTAAAGGAGGTTATGGACCTTGTAAAAAAACAAAAGTTGGAAAAGGAAGAGCCAAAAAAGGATGACTTGGAATCGGAATACTCCATAAGAGCTTTGCACCTTATGAACAAACTTATAAACAGGGGGGTTTCAAGGGATGTGGCTCAAAAGATAGTGGAATCCGCCTGTGGTTATGACTTTGAACTTAATAGACTTGACCTAAAGGGTGAGAATATGGAGTCTCTTATAGAGGGTTTTAGCAAAAAAATAAAGCTTGTGGATAACTTCCCCGAGGAAGGCTTTAGCGTAATAACACTCCTTGGTCCCACTGGCGTGGGTAAAACCACCACCATAGCTAAACTGGCATATATGTTAAAAAATAGAGGTAAAAAGGTGGGACTTATAACCATAGATAGCTACAGGGTTGGAGCGGTGGAACAGCTCAGGACCTACGCCAACATAATGGAGCTTCCCTTTAGGATTGCAGACACACCCTACAAGTTAAGAGAGTGTATAGGAGAACTTTCTTCCCTTGACCTGGTATTTGTAGATACGGGCGGTAGGAGCCAATATGATGAGATAAGAATAAAAGAACTTTCTCCCTTTTTTGCCAAGCTTCCAGCCCTAAGGGCCTATATAACAATTGGAGCAAACACGGAAGAAAGGGTGCAGTATGAGGTTATAGAAAGCTTTAGCATTATAGAGCCTGCTGGATTAATATTTACCAAACTGGATGAAACAAACTATTTTGGAACTGTCATAAATGTAGCTTATAGAACCCAGCTACCTATACTTTGTTTTACCACAGGGCAAAGGGTTCCAGAGGACCTGGTCATGGCAAGCTATGAGTATTTAGCCAGGATATTTTTAGGAGCAGCATGA